In Rhodanobacter denitrificans, a single window of DNA contains:
- a CDS encoding efflux RND transporter permease subunit — protein MSVTAWMQRHRRSLLFLALMLAIGGIASALLMPVALFPNVAFPRVQVSLDAGDRPADQMAIEVTTPVEEAIRHVRGVRDVRSTTSRGSAEVAVTFDWGADMAAALQEVNAAAGQILPQLPAGTQLSTRRMDPTTFPVLAYSLRSHTQSPGALHDLAEYQLRPLLSGIGGVAQVQVQGGEVAEFHADVDPGKLRALQLSLADVATAVSRAATIQAMGRVADHYKLYLLLADNQPKTLAALRGIVLRAGPGGAVRLGDVAALSLDHVPQWIRVNADGQDAVLLQVYQQPDGNSVQIAREVKQRLADYAPQMPAGVRIANWYDQTQLVTGAAASVRDAILIGIVLAGLVLFVFLRNTRVILVALIVVPAVLAITVLLLSVLGMSFNMMTLGGMAAAVGLIIDDVIVMLEHIMRRLHPDEGAGEVHERIAAAAWEFTRPLTGSSAATVVIFLPLAFLSGVTGAFFKALSLTMASALVISYLLTWIAVPLLAERFLDERHRAEHPPGRFTRRMMQGYQGILQRWLRRPLLVLLLVVPLLLVGGLAYTRVGTGFMPQMDEGGFILDYLSKPGTSLQETDRLLRQVETIIRANPYVDTYSRRTGLQLGGGLTEANQGDFFVRLKSGSRPDTEAVMGQVRGEVEKHVPGLDIELSQLMEDLIGDLVAVPQPIEIQLYSDDPAQLSATAGKVAAAVGGIGGVVGVRNGINPAGDALTVQVDPARAALEGLDPAGVTDQVAAAIDGTVAAQLPTDGKRVGVRVRLPAATHQRLEQVAALPIRAGDGHLLPLSRVATLREVQGQPQITRDNLKRMVAVTGRISGRSLGATIADVKRVLARPGLLPKGMYYQLGGLYQQQQQAFRGLTIVMLAAIALVFTLLLFLYESFRVALVILAMPLLAIPAVFAGLWLTGIELNISAMMGMTMIVGIVTEVAIFYFSELEQAAAGMPLHEALHEAGRHRTRPILMSTLAAMLTLLPLALALGRGSQMQQPLAVAIISGLLVQVPLVLLLMPVLYTLLRRRDGQKAAG, from the coding sequence GTGAGCGTCACCGCATGGATGCAGCGGCATCGGCGTTCGCTGCTGTTCCTCGCCCTGATGCTGGCGATCGGCGGCATCGCCAGTGCGCTGCTGATGCCGGTGGCGTTGTTTCCCAACGTGGCGTTTCCGCGCGTGCAGGTGTCGCTGGATGCGGGCGACCGCCCGGCCGACCAGATGGCGATCGAGGTGACCACGCCGGTGGAGGAGGCGATCCGCCACGTGCGCGGCGTGCGCGACGTGCGCTCCACCACCAGCCGCGGCAGCGCCGAGGTGGCGGTGACGTTCGACTGGGGCGCGGACATGGCTGCGGCGCTGCAGGAAGTGAATGCGGCGGCCGGGCAGATCCTGCCGCAGCTGCCGGCCGGCACCCAGCTGAGCACGCGGCGGATGGACCCGACCACGTTCCCGGTACTGGCCTACAGCCTGCGCTCGCACACGCAGTCGCCGGGTGCGCTGCACGACCTGGCCGAGTACCAGCTGCGTCCGCTGCTGAGCGGCATCGGCGGCGTGGCCCAGGTCCAGGTGCAGGGCGGCGAGGTGGCCGAGTTCCACGCCGACGTCGATCCGGGCAAGCTGCGCGCGCTGCAGCTGAGCCTGGCCGACGTGGCCACGGCGGTCAGCCGTGCGGCGACGATCCAGGCGATGGGCCGCGTCGCCGATCACTACAAGTTGTACCTGCTGCTGGCCGACAACCAGCCGAAGACGCTCGCCGCGTTGCGCGGCATCGTGCTGCGCGCCGGCCCCGGCGGCGCGGTGCGGCTGGGCGACGTGGCGGCGCTCAGCCTCGACCACGTGCCGCAGTGGATCCGCGTCAACGCCGACGGCCAGGACGCGGTGCTGCTGCAGGTTTACCAGCAGCCCGACGGCAACAGCGTGCAGATCGCACGGGAAGTGAAGCAGCGGCTGGCCGACTACGCGCCGCAGATGCCGGCCGGCGTGCGCATCGCCAACTGGTACGACCAGACCCAGCTGGTGACCGGCGCGGCGGCCAGCGTGCGCGACGCGATCCTGATCGGCATCGTGCTGGCCGGGCTGGTGCTGTTCGTGTTCCTGCGCAACACGCGGGTGATCCTGGTCGCGCTGATCGTGGTGCCGGCGGTGCTGGCGATCACCGTGCTGCTGCTGTCGGTGCTCGGCATGAGCTTCAACATGATGACGCTGGGCGGCATGGCTGCGGCGGTCGGCTTGATCATCGACGACGTAATCGTGATGCTCGAACACATCATGCGTCGGCTGCATCCGGACGAAGGCGCAGGCGAAGTGCACGAACGCATCGCCGCCGCGGCGTGGGAGTTCACCCGCCCGTTGACCGGCTCCAGCGCCGCCACCGTGGTGATCTTCCTGCCGCTGGCGTTCCTGTCCGGGGTCACCGGTGCGTTCTTCAAGGCGCTGTCGCTGACCATGGCCAGCGCGCTGGTCATTTCGTACCTGCTGACCTGGATCGCGGTGCCGCTGCTGGCCGAGCGTTTCCTCGACGAGCGTCATCGCGCCGAGCATCCGCCGGGTCGTTTCACCCGGCGCATGATGCAGGGTTACCAGGGCATCCTGCAGCGCTGGTTGCGGCGGCCGTTGCTGGTGCTGCTGCTGGTCGTGCCGTTGCTGTTGGTCGGCGGGCTTGCGTATACCCGCGTCGGTACCGGTTTCATGCCGCAGATGGACGAGGGCGGTTTCATCCTCGACTACCTGTCGAAACCCGGCACCTCGCTGCAGGAAACCGACCGGCTGCTGCGCCAGGTCGAGACCATCATCCGCGCGAACCCTTATGTGGACACCTATTCGCGGCGCACCGGGCTGCAGCTCGGCGGCGGCCTCACCGAGGCGAACCAGGGCGACTTCTTCGTGCGCCTGAAAAGCGGCTCGCGCCCGGATACCGAGGCGGTGATGGGGCAGGTACGCGGCGAGGTCGAGAAGCATGTGCCGGGGCTGGACATCGAGCTGTCGCAGCTGATGGAGGACCTGATCGGCGACCTGGTGGCGGTGCCGCAGCCGATCGAGATCCAGCTGTACAGCGACGACCCGGCGCAGCTCTCCGCCACCGCTGGCAAGGTCGCCGCGGCGGTCGGCGGGATCGGCGGGGTGGTCGGCGTGCGCAATGGCATCAACCCGGCCGGCGATGCGCTGACCGTGCAGGTCGATCCGGCCAGGGCCGCGCTGGAGGGTCTCGACCCGGCCGGCGTTACCGACCAGGTCGCCGCGGCGATCGACGGCACCGTGGCCGCGCAGCTTCCCACCGACGGCAAGCGGGTGGGTGTGCGCGTGCGCCTGCCGGCCGCGACGCATCAGCGGCTGGAACAGGTCGCCGCCTTGCCGATCCGCGCCGGCGACGGCCACCTGCTGCCGCTGTCGCGGGTAGCCACCTTGCGAGAGGTGCAGGGCCAGCCGCAGATCACCCGCGACAACCTGAAGCGGATGGTCGCGGTGACCGGGCGCATCAGCGGGCGCAGCCTCGGCGCCACCATCGCCGACGTCAAGCGCGTGCTGGCCCGGCCCGGCCTGCTGCCCAAGGGCATGTACTACCAGCTCGGCGGCCTGTACCAGCAACAGCAGCAGGCGTTCCGCGGCCTCACCATCGTGATGCTCGCGGCGATCGCGCTGGTGTTCACCCTGCTGCTGTTCCTGTACGAGAGTTTCCGCGTCGCGCTGGTGATCCTGGCGATGCCGTTGCTGGCGATCCCGGCCGTGTTCGCCGGGCTGTGGCTGACCGGCATCGAGCTCAACATCTCGGCGATGATGGGCATGACGATGATCGTCGGCATCGTTACCGAAGTGGCGATCTTCTACTTCTCCGAACTCGAACAGGCCGCCGCCGGCATGCCGCTGCACGAGGCGCTGCACGAAGCCGGCCGGCACCGCACGCGGCCGATCCTGATGTCCACGCTGGCCGCGATGCTCACCTTGCTGCCGCTGGCGCTGGCGCTCGGCAGGGGCTCGCAGATGCAGCAGCCGCTGGCGGTGGCGATCATTTCCGGCCTGTTGGTGCAGGTGCCGCTGGTGCTGCTGCTGATGCCGGTGCTGTACACGCTGCTGCGCCGCCGCGATGGGCAAAAGGCGGCTGGCTAA
- a CDS encoding YncE family protein, whose amino-acid sequence MPRPIRKLLPAALLALVMLPQAAPAATPAPAPRLLSRLALGGPGGWDYLAFDAPSRHLFVSRGDRVLVIDVDAGKQVGTIAGTAGVHGIALADDLQRGFVSDGKIASVTVFDLASLKTVATIAGTGQNPDAILYDGASHHVLTFNGGSASASVIDPAKNAVIGSIALPGKPEFAVADGAGHVYVNIEDQSELVQLDSLRDKVLQVWPLAPCASPSGLALDNPHHRLFAVCDNRTMAVLDTLDGHRVAEVPIGDGPDGVVFDPAEAMIYSANGGSGTLTAVHEDDPDHYRVTATVPTQASARTLALDPKLHRLYLSAARLGATRQANGRRTIEPDSFGILIVGRP is encoded by the coding sequence ATGCCACGACCGATCCGCAAGCTGTTGCCCGCTGCGCTGTTGGCGCTGGTGATGCTCCCGCAAGCGGCGCCGGCCGCCACGCCGGCGCCGGCCCCACGCCTGCTTTCGCGACTGGCGCTGGGTGGCCCGGGCGGTTGGGACTATCTGGCGTTCGATGCGCCCAGCCGCCACCTGTTCGTCAGCCGCGGCGACCGCGTGCTGGTGATCGACGTCGATGCCGGCAAGCAGGTCGGCACGATCGCCGGCACCGCGGGCGTGCACGGCATCGCGCTGGCCGATGACCTGCAGCGCGGTTTCGTCAGCGACGGCAAGATCGCCTCGGTGACCGTGTTCGATCTGGCTTCGCTGAAGACGGTGGCGACGATCGCCGGCACCGGCCAGAATCCCGACGCGATCCTGTACGACGGCGCCTCGCACCACGTGCTGACCTTCAACGGCGGGAGCGCCAGCGCCAGCGTGATCGACCCGGCGAAGAACGCGGTGATCGGCAGCATCGCGCTGCCCGGCAAGCCGGAGTTCGCGGTGGCCGATGGCGCCGGCCATGTCTACGTGAACATCGAGGACCAGTCCGAGCTGGTCCAGCTCGATTCGCTCCGCGACAAGGTGCTGCAGGTGTGGCCGCTGGCGCCGTGCGCATCGCCGAGCGGGCTGGCGCTCGACAACCCGCACCATCGGCTGTTCGCGGTGTGCGACAACCGCACGATGGCCGTGCTCGATACGCTCGACGGCCACCGCGTGGCCGAGGTGCCGATCGGCGATGGTCCGGATGGCGTGGTGTTCGATCCGGCCGAGGCGATGATCTACAGCGCCAATGGCGGGAGCGGCACGCTCACCGCGGTGCACGAGGACGATCCGGACCACTACCGCGTGACCGCGACCGTTCCCACCCAGGCCAGCGCGCGCACGCTCGCGCTCGATCCGAAGCTGCACCGGCTGTACCTCTCCGCAGCGCGGCTGGGCGCCACCCGGCAGGCCAACGGCCGCCGCACGATCGAGCCGGACAGCTTCGGCATCCTCATCGTCGGGCGGCCTTGA
- a CDS encoding sensor histidine kinase yields MRLARLLKPASLHGRLRLLIILVLLAVLLPLGVLSFHRTITEVDELSDGRLAQSARTLQVLIEHADMQALQGRDDVDTLVPIEAGRSHPPERHRNTYESEVGFQVFDGAGRTLLATANLAAMPPPTAGDADFQDLQQGGYRWRVFTLRDIADGMVIRTGERYDSRHDIMHAVWLEHSLPLLIGLPLLALLVGWAVRRGLRPLEVLTRALSAREPGSHEPVQLPAAPLELQPVLAALNGQLARLEDALERERRFSADVAHELRTPLASAMINLESAMATTDPAELKTGLGSAQHGIAGLARRIEQLLALARLEAGAASSQRSRVDLVAVAMGVIEELSPLIADSGVELSFARLTPQVSVQGYEAALAALLRNLLENALRHASAGGQVQLSIEQGEHAALIDVIDDGPGIPAERRASVFARFHREAVSHGDGYGLGLSIVQRAAQLHDATIELLDSPYGSGLRVRVAIPLRS; encoded by the coding sequence ATGAGGTTGGCGCGCCTGCTGAAGCCGGCCAGCCTGCATGGCCGGTTGCGCCTGCTGATCATCCTGGTGCTGCTGGCGGTGCTGCTGCCGCTGGGCGTGCTCAGCTTCCATCGCACCATCACCGAGGTGGACGAGCTGTCCGACGGGCGGCTGGCGCAGTCGGCGCGGACGCTGCAGGTGCTGATCGAGCATGCCGACATGCAGGCACTGCAGGGACGCGACGACGTGGACACGCTGGTGCCGATCGAAGCCGGCCGCAGCCACCCGCCGGAGCGGCACCGGAACACCTACGAGTCCGAGGTCGGCTTCCAGGTATTCGACGGTGCCGGGCGCACGCTGCTGGCCACCGCGAACCTCGCCGCCATGCCGCCGCCGACGGCCGGCGACGCGGACTTCCAGGACCTGCAGCAGGGCGGCTACCGCTGGCGCGTGTTCACCCTGCGCGACATCGCCGACGGCATGGTGATCCGCACCGGCGAACGTTACGACAGTCGCCACGACATCATGCACGCGGTGTGGCTGGAGCACAGCCTGCCGCTGCTGATCGGCCTGCCCCTGCTGGCCCTGCTGGTGGGCTGGGCGGTACGGCGCGGATTGCGTCCGCTCGAAGTGCTGACCCGCGCCCTCTCGGCCCGCGAGCCGGGCAGCCATGAGCCGGTGCAGCTGCCCGCTGCGCCGCTGGAATTGCAGCCGGTACTGGCCGCGTTGAACGGCCAGCTGGCGCGACTGGAGGATGCGCTGGAACGCGAACGCCGCTTCAGCGCGGACGTGGCGCACGAACTGCGCACGCCGCTGGCCAGCGCCATGATCAATCTCGAAAGCGCGATGGCCACCACCGATCCGGCCGAGCTGAAGACCGGCCTGGGCAGCGCGCAGCACGGCATCGCCGGGCTGGCGCGCCGGATCGAACAGTTGCTGGCGCTGGCCCGGCTGGAAGCGGGCGCGGCGTCGAGCCAGCGCAGCCGCGTCGACCTGGTCGCCGTAGCGATGGGCGTGATCGAGGAACTGTCGCCACTGATCGCCGACAGCGGCGTGGAGCTGAGCTTTGCGCGGCTGACGCCGCAAGTGTCCGTGCAGGGTTACGAAGCCGCCCTCGCGGCCCTGCTGCGCAACCTGCTCGAGAACGCGCTGCGTCACGCCTCGGCCGGCGGCCAGGTGCAACTGTCGATCGAACAGGGCGAACACGCCGCGCTGATCGACGTGATCGACGACGGCCCGGGCATCCCGGCCGAACGCCGCGCCAGCGTGTTCGCCCGCTTCCATCGCGAAGCCGTCAGCCACGGCGACGGCTACGGCCTGGGCCTGTCGATCGTGCAGCGCGCGGCGCAGCTGCACGACGCCACCATCGAACTGCTCGACTCGCCTTACGGTAGCGGCCTGCGCGTACGCGTGGCGATTCCGTTGCGGTCCTGA
- a CDS encoding response regulator: MHIILVEDDPQLGAAIQRALERLAYTVSWLRDGREALLALRDQTADLILLDLGLPGKDGLDVLVEARRLHVRTPVLVMTARDTLDDRVRGLDAGADDYLVKPFHLEELAARIRSLTRRAQGLAANRIDAGALSLDLGTSEVSFRGERVELTKREFALLQILMERAGRLVRRENLENSLYGLDNMVGSSALEVLVHTLRRKLSFDTIQTVRGFGYMIPREPK, translated from the coding sequence GTGCACATCATCCTGGTCGAGGACGATCCCCAGCTCGGCGCGGCGATCCAGCGCGCACTGGAGCGCCTCGCCTATACCGTCAGCTGGCTGCGCGACGGCCGCGAGGCGCTGCTCGCGCTGCGCGACCAGACCGCCGACCTGATCCTGCTCGACCTCGGCCTGCCCGGCAAGGACGGGCTCGACGTGCTGGTCGAGGCCCGCCGCCTGCACGTCAGGACCCCGGTGCTGGTGATGACCGCGCGCGATACGCTGGACGACCGCGTGCGCGGCCTCGACGCCGGTGCCGACGATTACCTGGTCAAACCCTTCCACCTGGAGGAACTGGCTGCACGCATCCGCTCGCTGACCCGGCGCGCGCAGGGCCTGGCCGCCAACCGCATCGATGCGGGTGCGTTGAGCCTCGACCTGGGCACCTCCGAGGTGAGCTTCCGCGGCGAGCGGGTCGAGCTGACCAAGCGCGAGTTCGCCCTGCTGCAGATCCTGATGGAACGCGCCGGCCGGCTGGTGCGCCGCGAGAACCTGGAGAACTCGCTGTACGGCCTCGACAACATGGTCGGCTCCAGCGCGCTGGAGGTGCTGGTGCACACGCTGCGCCGCAAGCTGAGCTTCGACACCATCCAGACCGTGCGCGGCTTCGGCTACATGATCCCGCGGGAGCCGAAATGA
- a CDS encoding Na+/H+ antiporter subunit C, with protein sequence MELVLAAAIGILAASGVWLLLRPRTFQVIIGLTLISYAVNLFIFSIGGLRTGADPVLHGGDIAQYADPLPQALVLTAIVIGFATTALFLVVLLTSRGLTGNDHVDGEDGTP encoded by the coding sequence ATGGAACTGGTGCTGGCCGCCGCGATCGGTATCCTCGCCGCCTCCGGCGTGTGGCTGCTGCTGCGCCCGCGCACCTTCCAGGTGATCATTGGACTGACCCTGATCTCCTACGCGGTGAATCTCTTCATCTTCTCGATCGGCGGCCTGCGCACCGGCGCCGACCCGGTGCTGCACGGCGGCGACATCGCGCAGTACGCCGACCCGCTGCCGCAGGCGCTGGTGCTCACCGCGATCGTCATTGGTTTTGCCACCACCGCGCTATTCCTGGTGGTGCTGCTGACCTCGCGTGGCTTGACCGGCAACGACCACGTCGACGGCGAGGACGGCACGCCGTGA
- a CDS encoding monovalent cation/H+ antiporter subunit D — translation MSSQLIIAPIVLPLLVAALQLLVGERHRRTVLALSIGACVALVLLAAALMRTVSADGALAAVYRIGDWPARFGIVLVADRLSALMVLLTTVLALAVLPYALGRWQHRGGHFQPLLQFLLMGLNGAFLTGDLFNLFVFFEVLLAASYGLALHGSGARRVSAGLHYIAVNLTASMLFLLGVSLIFGVTGTLNMAALAELIPHVPERTRALLHAGAALLGVAFLIKTAMWPLGFWLPRTYAAASPAVAAMFALMTKVGIYVLLRLGLLLFGAGAGPASSHFGSGWMLWGGVATVVAGTVGMLGARDLARLAGYNVLISSGTLLGAIGLQLPAVTAGALAYLVISTLAIAAFFLVAGLLASDGDDDTDDSLSLEPYEQPGETAANESLYAQEDERPVVIPAPIAMLGVSFSACALLLAGLPPLSGFLAKFALLAPMLDGGARSGAGVLFALVIVAGFCTVIALCRAGIQIFWVEPERIFPKVRLVESASIAILLGLCLLLTVLVERPLHYLRDTAGQLHAPAGYIHAVLPPGEAAP, via the coding sequence GTGAGCAGCCAGCTGATCATCGCGCCGATCGTGCTGCCGCTGCTGGTCGCCGCGCTGCAGCTGCTGGTCGGCGAGAGGCACCGGCGCACGGTGCTGGCGCTGAGCATCGGCGCGTGCGTGGCGCTGGTGCTGCTGGCCGCCGCGCTGATGCGGACGGTGTCCGCCGACGGCGCGCTGGCGGCGGTGTACCGCATCGGCGACTGGCCGGCGCGCTTCGGCATCGTGCTGGTGGCCGACCGGCTCTCCGCGCTGATGGTGCTGCTGACCACCGTGCTGGCGCTGGCCGTGCTGCCGTACGCGCTGGGCCGCTGGCAGCATCGCGGCGGCCACTTCCAGCCGCTGCTGCAGTTCCTGCTGATGGGCCTGAACGGCGCGTTCCTCACCGGCGACCTGTTCAACCTGTTCGTGTTCTTCGAGGTGCTGCTGGCGGCATCCTACGGACTCGCCCTGCATGGCTCGGGCGCGCGCCGGGTCAGCGCGGGGCTGCACTACATCGCGGTCAACCTGACCGCCTCGATGCTGTTCCTGCTCGGGGTCAGCCTGATTTTCGGCGTCACCGGCACGCTGAACATGGCGGCGCTGGCCGAGCTGATTCCGCACGTGCCCGAGCGCACCCGCGCGCTGCTGCATGCGGGCGCGGCGCTGCTCGGCGTGGCGTTCCTGATCAAGACCGCGATGTGGCCGCTGGGCTTCTGGCTGCCGCGCACCTATGCGGCCGCATCGCCGGCGGTGGCCGCGATGTTCGCGCTGATGACCAAGGTCGGCATCTATGTATTGCTGCGCCTCGGCCTGCTGCTGTTCGGCGCCGGCGCCGGGCCGGCGTCGAGCCACTTCGGCAGCGGCTGGATGTTGTGGGGCGGGGTGGCCACGGTGGTCGCCGGCACCGTCGGCATGCTCGGTGCGCGCGACCTGGCCAGGCTGGCCGGCTACAACGTGCTGATCTCCTCCGGCACCCTGCTCGGCGCGATCGGCCTGCAACTGCCGGCGGTAACTGCCGGCGCGCTGGCCTATCTGGTGATCTCCACGCTGGCCATCGCCGCGTTCTTCCTGGTCGCCGGCCTGCTCGCCTCCGACGGCGACGACGATACCGACGACAGCCTGAGCCTGGAGCCGTACGAACAGCCGGGCGAAACGGCAGCGAACGAAAGCCTGTACGCGCAGGAGGACGAGCGGCCGGTGGTGATCCCCGCGCCGATCGCGATGCTGGGCGTGAGCTTCAGCGCCTGCGCACTGCTGCTGGCGGGATTGCCGCCGCTGTCCGGCTTCCTGGCCAAGTTCGCGCTGCTGGCGCCGATGCTCGACGGCGGCGCGCGGTCCGGTGCGGGCGTGCTGTTCGCGCTGGTCATCGTGGCCGGTTTCTGCACGGTGATCGCGTTGTGCCGCGCCGGCATCCAGATCTTCTGGGTCGAGCCGGAGCGGATCTTCCCGAAGGTGCGCCTGGTCGAGAGCGCCTCCATCGCGATCCTGCTCGGCCTGTGCCTGCTGCTCACCGTGCTGGTCGAGCGGCCGCTGCACTACCTGCGCGACACCGCCGGCCAGCTGCATGCGCCGGCCGGCTACATCCACGCGGTGCTGCCACCGGGGGAGGCCGCACCATGA
- a CDS encoding Na+/H+ antiporter subunit E, protein MIRRWLPYPILSALLLAVWLLLQQSVAPGTILLGALLGAALAKVFGLLRPPKARLRHYPLLGRLFLRVVLDIFRSNLAVARLVLRRDSRTRSGFVAIPLTLTDRYGLAVLACIITSTPGTIWVSYDSNANILLIHVLDLVDEAGWIDSIKRRYERPLLEIFQ, encoded by the coding sequence ATGATCCGGCGCTGGCTGCCGTACCCGATCCTGTCCGCGCTGCTGCTGGCGGTCTGGCTGCTGCTGCAGCAGAGCGTGGCGCCGGGCACGATCCTGCTCGGCGCGCTGCTGGGCGCCGCGTTGGCGAAGGTGTTCGGCCTGCTGCGCCCGCCGAAGGCGCGGCTGCGCCACTATCCGCTGCTCGGCCGGCTGTTCCTGCGCGTGGTGCTGGACATCTTCCGCTCGAACCTCGCGGTGGCCCGGCTGGTCCTGCGCCGCGACAGCCGCACGCGCTCCGGCTTCGTGGCGATCCCGCTGACCCTCACCGACCGCTACGGCCTCGCCGTGCTGGCGTGCATCATCACCTCCACACCGGGCACGATCTGGGTCAGCTACGACTCCAATGCGAACATCCTGCTGATCCACGTGCTGGACCTGGTCGACGAGGCGGGCTGGATCGACTCGATCAAGCGGCGCTACGAGCGCCCCCTGCTGGAGATCTTCCAATGA
- a CDS encoding K+/H+ antiporter subunit F codes for MSHGLLHAAILVAQILLLLAMSFSVIRMVRGPRAQDRVLALDALYVNAMILLLTIGIRSGSLLYVEAGLIIALLGFAGTVALSKFLMRGQVIE; via the coding sequence ATGAGCCACGGCCTGCTGCACGCCGCCATCCTCGTCGCGCAGATCCTGCTGCTGCTGGCGATGAGCTTCTCGGTCATCCGCATGGTGCGCGGGCCGCGCGCGCAGGACCGCGTGCTGGCGCTGGACGCGCTGTACGTCAACGCGATGATCCTGCTGCTGACCATCGGCATCCGCAGCGGCAGCCTGCTCTACGTCGAGGCCGGCCTGATCATCGCGCTGCTCGGCTTCGCCGGCACGGTGGCGCTGTCGAAGTTCCTGATGCGCGGACAGGTGATCGAATGA
- the mnhG gene encoding monovalent cation/H(+) antiporter subunit G, whose product MSHLDALPPWAAILVAALVLLGALFAFVGSLGLLRLQNFYQRVHAPTLGTTLGTFFMLAGSITCFSVLHGRPIVYEILIGVFLTLTTPITLMLLVRAALYRDREEGSQEVPQLTSRD is encoded by the coding sequence ATGAGCCACCTCGACGCCCTGCCGCCGTGGGCGGCGATCCTGGTGGCGGCCCTCGTGCTGCTGGGGGCGCTGTTCGCCTTCGTCGGCTCGCTCGGCCTGCTGCGCCTGCAGAACTTCTACCAGCGCGTGCACGCGCCGACCCTGGGCACCACGCTGGGCACGTTCTTCATGCTGGCCGGCTCGATCACCTGCTTCTCGGTGCTGCACGGCCGGCCGATCGTCTACGAGATCCTGATCGGCGTGTTCCTCACCCTGACCACGCCGATCACCCTGATGCTGCTGGTGCGCGCCGCGCTGTACCGCGACCGCGAGGAAGGCTCGCAGGAGGTGCCGCAGCTGACGTCGCGGGACTGA